GAACACGTTTTCCAAGTGAGATCAAAGGAAGGTTCTCCTAAGGCTCCGAGTATGACATGGGGCCGCTGCACTCCACATGGGGCTGGGGTCCCCTGTGGGGGCGCTGCAACGCCCCTGTGGACAGCTCAGCCTTGGCGCTGGGCTCCTGTCCTGAGACTGCCTCCCTCATCTCAGCAGAAGGCCTCTGCCAGAGCAGCCTGTGCTcggggaggggctgggctgcGCCCCTGAACAGCCTCGGCCGTGACCCCTTCCAGCCAGGCCAGGCTCCAGCTGCCTGGCCTCTCCTCGCGGCGGTGGCTCACCCCGCCTCTGCTCCTGCGCCCTCCCGCAGGTGGACGTCGACAAGGACCGCTCCCTCCTCCTGGACTGGGACCGTGTCCGCGTGTTCGACCGGGAGGTCGCGCAGATGTTCCTGAACATGACCAGGCTCGAGGAGGAGGCCCAGGTGGGCTGCTCGGGGCCGCGGAGGCCTCTGCTGACCGGGCTGCAGggctccctctgtctctctggaACACAGACACCTTTTAGAGAGAAGACTAGCTGCTCCCACACACGTCCCCGCCACggtcctgccccgcccccaggctGGGACCGCCACACAGCTGCCTGCCCTGACCGGTGAACGTGCCCTGCGGGCACCCCCTTGCTCGGGGGCTCCCGCCCCACTGTCCGCCCTTGGTGGCACGTCCAGCCGGAGGCCCCTGTGCCCATCGAGAGCCTGCCCAGGGCCCACAGCCGGCTCGGCCACTCCGGGCCGTTGGCTCTCCTGGCTCACCTGCCACGCTTCCCACTCGGGTCTCAGGAATTGGAGGCGTGGCTGCGTGGCTGGTAGGAAGAGGTTGATGCCACGTGCCAGGGGGCTGGCCACATGGGACTGGCAGGTCCACGGCCGTGGCGGCTTGTGCCCTGCAGTCGCGCCTTCAGGGGTCCCTCTTGCCCAGTGCAGTTGATTCAGGCACTGGAGCTGCTTCTAAAGCTGCCCCACGCTTCTGCCTGTGACGGCCACCGCATCTGGGCCTCCCCATCGTGATCCCAGGCTCCACTGCTGCATCTGTCTGTCCAGAGCTCGGGGTGTGGCCCTGGCCAGGTTCACGTGGGGTTGGCAGGGGTGAGCGTGGCAGTTGAGAAGCCTGGATTGCTTCTGCCGTAGGCAGGATGGTCACCTCTTCAACAGCCGTTCAGCCCAGAGGCTGAGCTGGTTGCTCACCTCGCTTTTCCGCGAGTGGGAGCTTTTCACTGAAGTTCCTCCTGGTGACCCACAGTTAGAAGTTAGgagattttacagaaaaagttccGACTTCCCGCTTTTCCTGACGAATCAGAAGGTGTAGCTACACTTGCAGGCACCATGAGGAGCAAGCAGCTGCCCCTGCGATGGGCCCTCACCCCAGGACCCCCGCCTTCTCTGCAGATGGAGATGCGGGCTCCCGGCGGGCTCCCAACGTGCAGCCCCTTCTCCTGactcctcccttcctccaggtTTTCTCTCCCGAAGAAAAGTCTCTAGAATTCCCTTTCGTTTTCCTTTCTTGGGCCTGAACAAACGTTCGTTCGCGTCGTGAGGCCGCTGTAACGGGAGCTAGAGCAGCCCGGAGGACGAGTGAGAGTCAGACCCTCCGGGCTCCTCTCGTGCCTGCCCGCCCTGTCCGCCCTGCCCTGACCCCTCCCGCCCCCAGGTGGAGGCCAcaagcaggaaggagaaggccaAGCAGCGGCCCCTGGCCCTGAACACCGTGGAGATGCTGCGTGTGGCCAGCTCTGCCTTGGGTAAGTGCGGGCGCTGTTCCTCTCTCAGGGCCCCGTGACTTGGAAGCACAGGCTGCCTGGCTGTAGGAAGGGATGGTTGCCGCCAGACAAGGGGCCGGCTGTGTCTCGAGAGCCACGCCGGTCATCTGCGCCTGCCCTGCTGGGGGAGTTTGGCCTTGGGCCAGCGGACAAGGGCACTGGCCTCCCAGGAGCCTGAGCATCTCGCCTGGGGCACCCGGTGTCGGCGCTGAGCCCGCGTCTCTGGCAGGGATGGGCCCGCAGCATGCCATGCAGACCGCCGAGCGGCTGTACACGCAGGGCTACATCAGCTACCCGCGCACCGAGACCACCCACTACCCCGAGAGCTTCGACCTGAAGGGGCCCCTGCGGCAGCAGGCCAACCACCCCTACTGGGCTGACACGGTGAGTTGCGCCAGGCCAGGGTGGCAGCCGCGCTCCCTGCGAGGGCCGGGGGCCGTGCCTGGCTCATGCCCCGCTCTGTCCCGGCTGCCCCCGCAGGTGAAGCGGCTCTTAGCAGAAGGTCTCAACCGCCCACGGAAAGGTCACGATGCTGGCGACCATCCCCCCATCACCCCCATGAAGTCTGCCACGGAGGCTGAGTTAGGTATGGGGGCTCCCCCAGACTGGCACACCCCCTGGCGCACACACAAGCACGCACGCACGCGTGCATCAAGCTTCACAAGAGAGCAGGGTGAGGCGCGCTGGTAACCCGATCTCTGGAGGGTCAGGCCCCACGGCAGCGTGGGGCCGTCTGAAAGCTGTGCTCCATTGCTGGGCCAGGACAGGAGTGAGGTGGTGACGGGGGGCAGGTGCTGCCTCGGGAGGCCCTGGGACAGAAGGCCAGGCGGGGCAGGGTGACAGGCTCAGCGGTGGGGAGTCCCAGGGGCTGGGCGCAGGGGCCCCAGTGCCGTAGCAGGAGCGTGGGGCTGCCTGGAGCTGGAGCCTGGTGCTGAGTGGCCGCGCTCGTGGCAGGGGGCGAGGCCTGGCGCCTCTACGAGTACATCACCCGGCACTTCATCGCCACCGTGAGCCACGACTGCAGGTACCTGCAGAGCAGTGTCTCCTTCCGGATTGGGCCCGAGCGCTTCACCTGCACGGGCAAGACCGTCATCTCCCCAGGTaggggcggcggcgggcggctCCCCCTCCGTGGATACACGGCGAGTGTCCTGAGGGCCGGTGTCTCTGCAGGCTTCACGGAGATCATGCCCTGGCAGAGTGtgcccctggaggagagcctgcCCACCTGCCAGAAGGGCGACACCCTGGCCGTGGCCGAGGTCAAGCTGCTGGAGAAGCAGACGAGCCCGCCGGACTACCTGACCGAGGCCGAGCTCATCACCCTCATGGAGAAGCACGGCATCGGTGGGTCCTGCCCGGGGCCGCCCCCGCCCAGGGCCCGCTGTGGCCCGCCGAGCGTGGCAGGGCAGCTGGGGACCCTGGCCGAGGCCTCCATTTCCGGACCCGGCCTCGGGGCTAGAGAGGCGTCCTTGGCGCTACCTCCACCTCCAGGGCTGAGCGTTGGCCGAGGGGGCCGCGGACTCACCCCCGGGGAGGACGCGAAGCTCAGGTCAAGTCCACGGACAACGGGAAGGCCAAAGCCCCACAGCACTTTCCCTGGGGCCGGCAGCCCCACGTGGGGGCGGCGTCTTCAGGAGCTTGTGTGGCCACCGCTGCGCAGGTGAGGGGTCTTGCCGAGACCCCAGGCCCGGGGCTGTGACTCGACTCCTCACACCCCTGGAGCCAGCCCCGTACCCCAGGAGGGGCCCTGCCTTTTCCTGAGGTTTGGCTCTGGTGAACCAGGCCCCTAGAGGCTGATGGGCTCTGGACGGTCGTGGGACAGCTCGCAGGCCTGCCCCGGACTGTCCTGCGGACTTGACACGGAGGCTGCTCCGCAGCTGCACGTGTCCTTGGGGCCGATCAGGAGGGGCCCCGAGGCCACGTAGCCGGCGggtgtgccaggtgctgggggcCACTTGGCAGTGGAGCTCTGTGTGCGTGGGTCTGGGCCCCGGTTCTGGAACGGTGCGTGTGCCGTGGGGCGAGGCGGAGAGGGGCTTGGGAGGTCACATTCACCAGACGCTAGGAGCAGGCGGCCGAgcttcttcacctctgagccacccggaGCCTCCGCGTCAAGTCCGCGGGACAGTCCGGGGCAGGCCTGCGAGCAGCCCTGGGGGTCGGGGCTGAGAAGCTGGCTTCACAGCGCGGGCGGAGGGAGAGCCGAGTCCGTGCTGTGCGCAGGGACGGACGCCAGCATCCCCGTGCACATCAACAACATCTGCCAGCGCAACTACGTGGTCGTGGAGAGCGGGCGCCGGCTCAAGCCCACCAACCTCGGCATCGTCCTGGTGCATGGCTACTACAAGATCGGTGAGCCCCGGCCACGCCTCCCACCCCCAGTGCGCCCCCAATCATGCCTCCCACTGCAGCCCACGCCCCACTGCAAGGCCCGCCCTGGCCACGCCTCTCACCGCGGGGCCCGCCCCGGCCACAGCTTCCATCCCAGTGCCCGCCCCAGCCGGGCTGATGGTCTCCTGGAAGTGTTGGGGTCTGAGAGCAGGGGCCTGGATTCCTGCAGACTGGCTCCTGGCCAGCCCTGGGGTCCTTGCTGCTGGACGGTGTATCTGCCCTGAGAGGTCCCCAGGGGGCGTGGGAGACAGCAGGGAGCTCAGCCGGGCAGCTTGTCCGCTGACAGCATCCTGTGACGGGGCGCTCTGGTCGCCCGCGCAGGACTCCTGGGGAGATCGCAGGTGGGAGCCCTACCCCTGCGCACGGCGCGAGGGCTCACAGCACCCCCGCCCGCCCGCAGACGCCGAGCTGGTGCTGCCCACCATCCGCAGCGCCGTGGAGAAGCAGCTGAACCTGATTGCGCAAGGCAGAGCCGACTTCCGCCAGGTGTTGGGCCACACCCTGGACGTCTTCAAGAGGAAGTTCCACTACTTCGTGGACTCCATCGCGGGTGAGTGtgccccttccctgcccctcagcAGGGGCACCCGGCTCCGGGCTGTCATCCCCCTCAGGGAGACCCGCTCCCAGGCCCTGGCTCCAGGGGGCTGTCGGGACCCCAAGGCGAGCGTGGTAACAGCCCTCGGTGCACGCGGCTCGTCTCACAGACGGGGCTGCCCTCGCCGTGCCGTCACCCACCGTCAGGGGCACCCTTGGCCACATGCTTTGGGGAGGCGGCGGCCGGGGCTGAGCTGTGACTCCCGCCCCGCTGGCTTGCAGGCATGGATGAACTGATGGAGGTGTCCTTCTCGCCCCTGGCGGCCACGGGCAAGCCCCTCTCCCGCTGCGGGAAGTGCCACCGGTTCATGAAGTACATCCAGGTAGGAGGGCACGTGTGCACGACGGGCAGCCTCGCCTCCCCGCGGCCTCGCTCCCGCGGCCTCCACGTGGAGTGACTGAGAGGCCCGGGCAGCTTCTCCAGCAGACACCCAGCGCTGCCCTCAGGCCTAGCAGCGCGTGAGCCGTGGGGCCCCTGAACCACGTGCCATCCACGCTCTCCTGACCCCGCGTTCTTCGCTGTCGGGGGAACTGACTCACACTGGGATCTTAGCAgcgcctttgtgtgtgtgtgaagcagtGAACACCCTGAGACTCGGTGACCAGAGGCCCTGAGAGGTCCTGGCGATACTCCACACCGCCCACCCCCCGCGAGTGTCCCGGGGAGGTGGAGGGCGGCAGGCGGCCAGCGCGGCAGGAGGCCCCGGCAACCCCGTGACCCCTGCCCCCCGACCCCGCCCAGGCCAAGCCGAGCCGCCTGCACTGCTCACACTGCGACGAGACCTACACGCTGCCCCAGAACGGCACCATCAAGCTCTACAAGGAGCTGCGGTGCCCGCTGGACGACTTCGAGCTGGTGCTGTGGTCGTCGGGCTCCCGGGGCAAGAGCTACCCGCTGTGCCCCTACTGCTCCAACCACCCGCCCTTCCGGGACATGAAGAAGGGTGAGCGCCGCCCGCCCGCGCCGCCCTGGGCTCTGGCGGGCGCCCCGTCCCTGCCTCCAGCAGCTTCCAGGGCGGCCAGGGGCCCCACCTGGGCCTCAGGCAGCGAGATAAAGGAGGGTGGACCCGACTGAGGGCCGCCCGGACGGCCTTCCGGAAAGCtcggcggtgggggtggggtggggggggtagCGGGGGTGGGGAGACGTGGGGGTCGAGGAAGCCCTGGAGAAGCAGAGCCCAGGGCGCGTGCGCGGGGCGAGAGGCGGGGCCCTGCGCGGTGGGGCTGGCGCGTGCGCCTCACGCGGGCTCCCCCGCAGGCACGGGCTGCAACGAGTGCACGCACCCCGGCTGCCAGCACTCGCTCAGCATGCTGGGCATCGGCCAGTGCGTGGAGTGCGAGAGCGGCGTGCTGGTGCTCGACCCCACGTCCGGCCCCAAGTGGCGCGTGGCCTGCAACAGGTGCAGCGTGGTGGCCCACTGCTTCGAGAACGCCCATCGCGTGCGCGTGTCCGCCGAGACGTGCGCCGCCTGCGAGGCCGCCCTGCTGGACGTGGACTTCAACAAGGCCAAGTCCCCGCTGCCGGGCAACGGCACGCAGCACACGGGCTGCGTCTTCTGCGACCCCATCTTCCAGGAGCTGGTGGAGCTGAAGCACGCGGCCTCCTGCCACCCTATGCACCGCGGGCCCGGGCGGAGGcagggccggggccggggccggggccggaggCCAGCGGGGAAGCCGGGTCCCCGGCGGCCCAAGGACAAGATGTCAGCCCTGGCAGCCTACTTTGTGTGACGGCCGGCAGGCTCCGTGCCGCGGCCTCCGGGCCACGGGGGTCATTAAACGCGGTGTCTTCTGCAGAGCCAGCGGCTCCCCTGCCTCACCTGCTGTCGGAGGGCTGTGCCCATCTCCTCGTCTCTCCCCGTTCCCGCACGTGCCCCCCGAGTGCCCACCCTGCCCGAGTCCTGCAGGGGGGCAACTGCACACACAACCAGGAGCAAACCCAGTCCAGGGCGCCTGCCACGCTCCGGCGTGTGTGAGATGGGGCGCAGTGTCCCCATGTCAGGGTGCCTGGCCGCCAGGGAGGCAAGAAGCTCCTGCCGCCCACGCCCAGCTGTCCttggctggggggggggggggcacctcCCTGCGTGTTGGCCCTCACTCCACCCACTGCCCACTGCGTGGGTGTGCGTGTGGGGGGCCTGCATGTGACCCTGGCACCCCAGACCTGTTCGCCTTCCAGTTCTCAAATACGTGTCCTCTCAGGCAGAGGTGGGTGGCAGCAGGTGGCAGGGTCGGGGGCCACACCACCTGCAGGACTCAGGTCACCTGCCCACTTCCCGTGCCCACTCCACCTGAGGGCGCCCGCCTCAGCCCACCACACGCCCACCTTGGGACTTTGCCCCCTGCCAGGCCTCCGCCTGAGGGGCCCCTGTGAAACGCCCCCGCAAGCCTGCACACGGGGCAGGTTGGAGTTGTGGTGCCCGTACATGGACTGCTGCCTGAGTTGTAGGTTCGCCTGGGAGGTCGGGACTCAGGCCTGGTGGGCCAGGCCACATGGGAGGCTCCTTTCCCAGTGGTGGAGCCAGGGCTGGAGCCGAGGCGGGCAGGAACGGGGTGGGAGGAGCTGACACCAGCCACAGGGCCGGTCAGCTCCTGGGTGTGGGGTTGGCCCGGTGCCTGCTAGAGGAGGCACACTGCTGGCCAGGCAGCATGCCTTGCTTCCCCACCACCTCCCGGTGCTGGCCTTGGCACCAGTGCTCTGAGGGGTCTTGTGTGGGCCTGCCCGGGAGGCCCTGTTGGATGTCAGCTGCCCAGGAGCCCCTCACCCACACAGTGGgtacactttgagaaacactgaggcAGAGTCTCACAACAGCCCAGGAGAGTAGGTTGGCACCTGTTGAGCCCCTTTTTCCTGATACGGAAACAATATGGGACAGCTAAGGAACATGTTAAAGGTCACACGTCATAAGCACTTAACCACAGCCTTGCTGGGGTCACCATGCTGACTTGCAGCTGGGGTCGGGTTACAGGGTCTAGGAAGGCCTGAGAAGAAGGGGCCCCACCCTGCCTTCTCTGCCCAGATGCCCACTGCCTTCTAGATCCACCCCTACCCAGTCTCTGTCCTTCCAAACCGGCCCACTCTTAGTTCTCCAGACTCCCGGTAGTGAATCTTAGTTCCTGGGCCAGGCACAGGCCGTGTGCCACCTGGAGGTCAGGTGGGCAGGGCTCCAGTGGGGCTTCTGAGGGCTCTTCCAAAAAAGCTTATATTATGCTTCACAACTGCATTGATATAAAGATGAACATATTCATgttatatattaaaacattttcttcgaCCTAAACGTTCTTTATCTTTCGGTGTTAAAATacttccagggaattccatgGCGGTCCGGTGCTTAGGACTCCCCACTTCCATGGCTGGGGACGTGGTGGATCCCCGGTTGGGGAAGTAGtatcccacaagctgtgtagaATGGCCCCGTTTTCTCCCTTGGCCTCTAGGGTGGCAGAGAAGCGGCCCCCCGAAGATGTCCGGGTCCTGGGCCCTGGAACTGTGCTGCCCTTAGGTGACCTGGTGAAGAGGAGCCGGGGCTGCAGGCTGAATTAGGGCTGGTCATCTGACTTTAGAACAGATAACCCTGGTTCATCTGGGTGGCCCAAAGTCATCACAAGGGTCTTCTTGGCTCTGAAGGTAGGGGACCATGAGCTAAAAGAGGCGGGGCAGTTAGAAGctgaaaaaggagggaaaacagACTCTCCTTTAGAGCCCCCAGAAAGGAAGGGCACCCTGATGACCCTTGAACGTAGGCCATTGAGACCCTGCAGGCTTCCGACCTCCAGGCCTGCAGATACTGTGTCTCAGTTTGTGGCAATACGAAATTAAGGGTCCCTGGAAGGGTCGTGAGCCCCGGGCAGTGTCGGGTGGCACCCCCGCTCCACCAGCCGCTGACCCGCTCTCGACTGTGCAAGCTGCCGATTGTCTGGGCGCCCCCAAGGAAGGGGTTGCTTTATCCACCTACCGGGCCGCCGCCGACGGAGACGCGCGCCCTGCAGCGGCGGCCGCCAGGATGGCcgccagggggcagcagaggctggCCCCGCCGGCCGGTGCCCGACTGCGCCTGCGCCGCGGCCGCACGGGAAGTGGGCGGAGCCGTCCGGAGACGGAGTGGGCGGGGCCGGCCGGACGGGAAGTGGGCGGGGCCGGCCGGAGCGGCGGGCAGGCGGGCAGGCGGACGCCGAGCGGCCGAGCGGCGGAGGGTGAGGCCGGCAGGGATCgtggggcgcggggcgcggggcaggGTGCTAACGGCAGGGGTGCGCCGGCGGGGGCGGAAGGGCAGGCTGGGGGGtcgccaggggctgggggccgcgaggggctgggggctgcagaTCGGGGCCCCGGGGCGGGCCAGGGGGCTGCGCGCCCGGGGGTGCGGCGGGGAGCTCCGGGCCGAGCCGGGGCGCGCGGTGAGGGGCCGAGGCGCAACGCGCCCGCTTGCCCGGGGTCCCGCGCTCCCCTCCGCACCCTGGCCCAAACCCCTACGCCAGCAAGCCCCCCGCACCTCTGCCGGGCCGCAGCTGCGCCCCGGCGGCCCCCGATCCCGGCCCGGCCCCGAGTGTATCCCAGTGTTTCTGTTTCCAGCCAGCCCTCGGGCTGCGTGCAGCGGCGTTAGCCAGACGCGTGTGCGATGGAACCTCAGGCGCAGGCCCCGCGCTGCAGCTGCGCGGCTTCAGGCGGGcccctcagcctctctgtgcaGCAGGGGCGTGGCAGCTGGCCGTAGTAGGGGTCTTCGTACCAGGCCTAACAGCACCTCCCGACAGCGCTGGGCCCTGCCCCGCAGCCTGGCACCCAGCGGGGACACGTGCTGAGTGACACAGGTCCTCTTGACAGACCCTGGGGCAGGCTCCGAGGGCGAGTTGTGCCCCCCGGGGCGCCGGCCGTAGAACTGGAGGCTCATTTCAGCCTTTCCTGCCACATCCGGCTGACGGTCACAATCAAGTCTTTTTCCCCTGCCGCTGAGCTGGAAATGACAAAGGCCGGGATGACCCCACCTGATTCCGGCCTGGCCGTTTCCTGCCTGTGCAGCCTCTGTGGGGGTTTGCTGGCCCTCCTGGAGCCTGTGTCTTCACTGCAGAGCGGCTGAGTCCAGGCTTGTAGTCAGCACAGTCGTGAGCGGTAAACAGGACGCAGACCGCTAGGCCAACCTCCGCAGGTTCATTCCTAGAATTCCTTTCTAATGTGGCCCGGAGCCAGTACTGTCTGTAGGACCTGTCTGCTGCCCACCGCGTTCCACCGAGTGTCTTGGCTTCCTCTTTTAAGGGGCCAGGGCCAGGCCTCAGGCTGCACCTGCAGAGGGTGTTGGGAGGAAGCTGATACCCGCCTCTCTGCCCTCATGTTGCCAGCAGCTGTGTTCAAAGGGGCCCCGCATAGAGGGTGCTGTTACATCCGGAGACCGggtcggggcggggggcaggTTACAATCTCATGAGAAGTCAACCCTGTGAGAGCGGTGTTTGCACAACGTGAGTGTGCCCAACGCGGCAGAACCGTACGCTTGAGACGAGTAGAAGGACGCGCTGTACATCACGTGTCGCcctttagtcgctgagtcgtgtctggctcttgctgaccccacggactgtagcccgccaggctcctctgtccacggggattccccaggcaagaatactgcagtgggttgctatttccttttccaagggatcttcccaacacagggatcgaaccctcatccctggcattgacaggtgggttctttaccactgagccatcagggaaactcaCACTGAAAGTGAATGAGGTGATAAACTGTGTGTTATGTATGCTTTacatcgggcttcccaggtagcactaatggcaaagaatccacttgtcaatgcaggagacgcaagagacgcggCTTTGACTCCTGCATCagggggatcccctggagtaggaagtggcagcccactccaggatccttgcctggaaagtcccatggacagaagagcctggcgggctacagtccatggggccagagTCAGACTTGACGGAGCATACACGTTCCTTTACCTTAAATGTATTGAACAGAAGAAAACACATACATAGGAAAGATCTGGAAAGGTTTCCACCGTACTCTTCCCACTGGCtgtttagaaatgaagaaataagacTCTCCTCCACTTGCAGGAACAGTGAAGACAGTCCTTTGTGACAGTGGTGTGGTTTTCCTTCCCtaaggctctctctctcttttccctcctgTTGCGAAGTCAGGCAGGACTCCACAAGGAGCCGCCTTGTCTATGTGGTGGAGAAAAACCCAGGCTTACAGACATGCGAGCTGAGCTTCTAAGTCAAGACGGGTAAACTAGAGGAAAGCAGATGtttcaaatggaaaaaagaaaagggacttTGACAGGTCAGGTGCGAGCGGAAGGGCTGCAGAGCCCTGAGGACTTCGTGGGGCTCTCGGCTGAGGTGGGGCAGAGCGTGCGGGTCTCGGGGTCTTGGGCACAGAAATGAGGGAGGGGTCTGGGAGCGGCCAGCCCCCCGAGGTCAGCAGCCCCTGAGGAATGGGCTGGGAGCCAGGCTTGTGACGGGGACCCTGGGTGGCTGGCTTGGCCCTTTCTGGGGGTGAGAGGAGGGGCCAGAGCCCCCTTAGTGGCCTGCACCGCGCTGGCCCCTGTGGGTATTTGGTGGCAGCACTGTTATTTCCACTGCAAGCAGCGCCTGGGGGGCCTCATGCCAAGAGTGGGAGGGCCTGGCCACGGGCCATGTTGGGCCAGACTGGTCGAGCAGATGGCAACGGGGGCTGGCGGCCCAGGGTCCCTCCCTCGCCCCCCCCACAGGTCCTCAGGCCTGGGTCCCGCCCCAGCCTCTCACCAGCCCCTCCCACCGGTGCTCACACCCGGCCCAGCCCTGCTGCATCCTGCCAGCCTGCTGACCGGTGACCAGGCTCCATCCTCACCGACCGGCTCCTCGGGTGGTCCCGGGAGAGCCCAGGGCCCCGGCCCGCCCTCCAGGGCTGCCTCCCCCCTGCCGTCTTGGCCTGGGCTCCCATCGGCGTGGGATGCGCCCTGGGTCCCGGAGCCGGTCGAGAAGAGCATGTGCAGGAGGGAGACCGCCCCATCCCTTTCCCCGGGTGTCCTGGGGAAGGCCGCGCCGCGTCCTGCCCGTTTCTGGCCCTTTGTCCTGCCGGGTAGTGTGAAAGCAAGCCTGGGGTGCTGGTAATGCCCACCTGCCCCTCTGAGGAGAGTCGCCAGCCAGCACCCCGCAGGGGCAGTCACGCTCGGGCAAGGGGCGCTGGGCACAGAGCGGAGCCCAGGCTCAGCTGCTGCAGAGGGGAGCGGGCTCCAGGCCTGGGGAACAGCGTCCCCAGGCCTGGCCCCCAAACACCCCCAACCCCGCGCTGGCAGCGAGGTGGAAGGTGAAGGTTCTGGATCTCCGCTGTGTGCCTCCCTCCAGTCCTGGGAGGTTTGCGAGCGGCGGTCTGCCCGTTTGACCCTGATGACACATCTCACGAGCAATTTCGGGGCTTGGAATTGCAGGGGGCCGGgccggtgtcccctgcatcgtTCTCACGCTGCGGCCGGGGGCTGCGCGGTGTTCCCTCACTTGTGAACAGATGGGAGGGCTGACCGTGAGTGGAAGCCTGTCCCCAGAACCTTCTCTCCTTAAATACGAAAGTGCGTTGTAAGTCACGCTTTCGTGTTTCTCCTAAAGTCACACGTCTCTACCCGAGGGCAGCGCCACCGCCACGGAAGGGGCGTGTGTGTgccagtcgctccgtcgtgtccagcgctttgtgaccccatggactatagcctctgtccatagaattctccaggcaaggcctctggagtgggttgccatttcctgctccacgTGTTTCTTAACTTACCTCTCTTTGCCCTTTGCCCCCCAGACCCTCCGCTCATCACCCATCTTGCTTCCCTTCCCCCAAGCCCGCACCCACCTGTCCTTCCCAGAGACTCATGCCGAGCTAGTTCTGATCCTCAGAGGGTCGGGGGTCCCTGGACCCCCATCCTCCAGCCATTCAAAGCCCAGGACAGTCAGGATGTTTAAGGACACGTACCCCCTGGTCAAGCCCTTTAAGCCTCAGGAGGCCTGGGACTCCTCCTGGGAGGACATAAGGCCTGACCACCTTCCCCAGGCCCCGAGTGTCCCAGGGGAGCCTTCTGCTGCACCATGGGGCTGCCTCTGGCGGCCGCCCGGGGCACATGGACCCCCTGCACCGGCCACAGGCTGCATCTGCCTGCCTCCGGGGCCTGGCCCCGGCCcccctcctgcctgcctctgcctgcTCGGGCTGTTCTCTGCCAGGAGCACGCCTTCTGCTTCTAGCCGGAATCCCTCTGCACCACCCCCCCGGCTCTGTCTCCAGAAGCCACCCCTCTGGGCCCCCTGGTCCCCCATCAGAATTTGTCCCTCCCACATGGACCTCAGAACCAACTGCGTGCGAGGGAGGGTGGCCCTGCCC
This is a stretch of genomic DNA from Budorcas taxicolor isolate Tak-1 chromosome 17, Takin1.1, whole genome shotgun sequence. It encodes these proteins:
- the TOP3B gene encoding DNA topoisomerase 3-beta-1 isoform X1 is translated as MKTVLMVAEKPSLAQSIARILSRGSMSSRKGLNGACSVHEYSGAFEGQPARFKMTSVCGHVMTLDFLGKYNKWDKVDPAELFSQAPTEKKEANPKLNMVKFLQVEGRGCDCIVLWLDCDKEGENICFEVLDAVLPVMKQTHSGEQTVFRARFSSITDTDICAAMARLGEPDHNEALSVDARQELDLRIGCAFTRFQTKYFQGKYGNLDSSLISFGPCQTPTLGFCVERHDKIQSFKPETYWVLQAKVDVDKDRSLLLDWDRVRVFDREVAQMFLNMTRLEEEAQVEATSRKEKAKQRPLALNTVEMLRVASSALGMGPQHAMQTAERLYTQGYISYPRTETTHYPESFDLKGPLRQQANHPYWADTVKRLLAEGLNRPRKGHDAGDHPPITPMKSATEAELGGEAWRLYEYITRHFIATVSHDCRYLQSSVSFRIGPERFTCTGKTVISPGFTEIMPWQSVPLEESLPTCQKGDTLAVAEVKLLEKQTSPPDYLTEAELITLMEKHGIGTDASIPVHINNICQRNYVVVESGRRLKPTNLGIVLVHGYYKIDAELVLPTIRSAVEKQLNLIAQGRADFRQVLGHTLDVFKRKFHYFVDSIAGMDELMEVSFSPLAATGKPLSRCGKCHRFMKYIQAKPSRLHCSHCDETYTLPQNGTIKLYKELRCPLDDFELVLWSSGSRGKSYPLCPYCSNHPPFRDMKKGTGCNECTHPGCQHSLSMLGIGQCVECESGVLVLDPTSGPKWRVACNRCSVVAHCFENAHRVRVSAETCAACEAALLDVDFNKAKSPLPGNGTQHTGCVFCDPIFQELVELKHAASCHPMHRGPGRRQGRGRGRGRRPAGKPGPRRPKDKMSALAAYFV
- the TOP3B gene encoding DNA topoisomerase 3-beta-1 isoform X2; this encodes MVKFLQVEGRGCDCIVLWLDCDKEGENICFEVLDAVLPVMKQTHSGEQTVFRARFSSITDTDICAAMARLGEPDHNEALSVDARQELDLRIGCAFTRFQTKYFQGKYGNLDSSLISFGPCQTPTLGFCVERHDKIQSFKPETYWVLQAKVDVDKDRSLLLDWDRVRVFDREVAQMFLNMTRLEEEAQVEATSRKEKAKQRPLALNTVEMLRVASSALGMGPQHAMQTAERLYTQGYISYPRTETTHYPESFDLKGPLRQQANHPYWADTVKRLLAEGLNRPRKGHDAGDHPPITPMKSATEAELGGEAWRLYEYITRHFIATVSHDCRYLQSSVSFRIGPERFTCTGKTVISPGFTEIMPWQSVPLEESLPTCQKGDTLAVAEVKLLEKQTSPPDYLTEAELITLMEKHGIGTDASIPVHINNICQRNYVVVESGRRLKPTNLGIVLVHGYYKIDAELVLPTIRSAVEKQLNLIAQGRADFRQVLGHTLDVFKRKFHYFVDSIAGMDELMEVSFSPLAATGKPLSRCGKCHRFMKYIQAKPSRLHCSHCDETYTLPQNGTIKLYKELRCPLDDFELVLWSSGSRGKSYPLCPYCSNHPPFRDMKKGTGCNECTHPGCQHSLSMLGIGQCVECESGVLVLDPTSGPKWRVACNRCSVVAHCFENAHRVRVSAETCAACEAALLDVDFNKAKSPLPGNGTQHTGCVFCDPIFQELVELKHAASCHPMHRGPGRRQGRGRGRGRRPAGKPGPRRPKDKMSALAAYFV